Proteins co-encoded in one Arachis hypogaea cultivar Tifrunner chromosome 13, arahy.Tifrunner.gnm2.J5K5, whole genome shotgun sequence genomic window:
- the LOC140177437 gene encoding uncharacterized protein, translated as MSTNTNLAHTAIPFLDNIEVDLSNELEQILDREQMLWLQKSRENWIVERDRNTKYFHIKTIIRRRRNKILKLRQKNGDWIEEQGYLRDHICNYYKSLFKENITNRDYRINTNTWYPELNGAVIQQLRNFVSSEEVETAIFAMGSLKAPGEDGLPAGFYKDNWSIVGA; from the coding sequence ATGTCAACAAATACCAACCTAGCCCATACGGCCATACCTTTTTTAGATAATATTGAAGTTGACCTGAGCAATGAACTGGAACAGATTCTGGATAGAGAACAAATGTTGTGGTTGCAGAAATCCAGAGAAAACTGGATAGTGGAGAGAGATCGGAACACAAAATACTTCCACATTAAGACAATTATCAGAAGGCGGCGTAATAAAATCCTCAAACTCAGACAAAAAAATGGGGATTGGATTGAGGAACAGGGGTACCTAAGAGACCACATTTGTAACTATTACAAGAGTCTTTTTAAGGAAAACATTACTAACCGGGACTACCGTATCAATACTAATACTTGGTATCCTGAGTTGAATGGAGCAGTGATTCAACAGTTAAGGAACTTTGTGTCAAGTGAAGAAGTTGAGACTGCTATTTTTGCTATGGGATCCCTTAAGGCTCCAGGGGAGGATGGGCTCCCTGCGGGATTCTATAAGGATAACTGGTCTATTGTGGGGGCATAA
- the LOC140177438 gene encoding uncharacterized protein: protein MSRNGGGFNQDPSNHFFLHPSENPSLAITNVIFNGKNYGDWSRSMVRALKSKNKIKFIDGSLPRPEIHDPTYEAWERCNTYAVLSGDKFRVAELQEELYALKQGDMNVTAYFTELKKMWEELDSFRTISSCSYGRDCSCGLGVVRNFRTEDQVTRFLRGLNEQYAGVRSQVMLMDPLPSLNTVFSLLTQQERQFQSFDFTSDNKLIAAARSATLLNTAEDSHSRGRGRGRGGRNQGFGRGQGG from the exons ATGAGTCGGAATGGTGGAGGATTCAATCAGGATCCTTCGAATCACTTCTTCTTGCATCCGTCTGAAAATCCAAGTCTCGCTATTACAAATGTCATTTTTAATGGAAAGAATTATGGAGATTGGAGTAGATCTATGGTTAGGGCTCTGAAATCTAAGAATAAGATCAAATTCATTGATGGTAGTTTACCTAGACCTGAGATACACGATCCTACCTATGAAGCTTGGGAGCGTTGCAATACCTATGCA GTACTATCAGGGGATAAATTTCGAGTAGCCGAATTACAGGAAGAGTTGTATGCTCTCAAACAGGGAGATATGAATGTGACTGCATATTTCACTGAATTGAAGAAAATGTGGGAGGAATTAGACAGTTTCAGAACAATTTCCTCATGTAGTTATGGAAGAGATTGCAGTTGTGGATTAGGTGTTGTAAGAAATTTTAGAACGGAAGATCAAGTAACACGATTTCTTAGAGGACTGAATGAACAATATGCTGGAGTAAGGTCTCAGGTCATGCTTATGGATCCGCTTCCAAGTTTgaatactgttttctcacttctcACACAACAAGAAAGGCAATTCCAGAGCTTTGATTTTACCTCAGATAATAAACTCATTGCAGCAGCTCGATCCGCCACTCTCTTGAATACTGCAGAAGATTCACACAGCAGAGGAAGAGGAAGGGGCAGAGGAGGCAGGAATCAAGGCTTTGGAAGAGGCCAAGGAGGATGA
- the LOC112737157 gene encoding auxin-responsive protein SAUR68, with the protein MVVVISAKRLIQMARKWQKMATSKRKTISYQRRNPDDCYYSSAAAAATTTTNKGHFVVYSLDDKRFVVPLKYLSTNVFRELLKLSEEEFGLPSNGPIRLPFDGVFLDYVMSLLLLQQRNVPQDVEKALITSMAACHSQASSSHHDCYYGLRQSHEQTIIYGF; encoded by the coding sequence aTGGTTGTTGTTATTAGTGCAAAGAGGCTTATACAAATGGCTAGGAAGTGGCAGAAAATGGCAACATCTAAGCGCAAGACAATTTCATACCAAAGAAGAAACCCAGATGATTGTTATTATTCatcggcggcggcggcggcgacgACGACGACAAACAAGGGTCACTTTGTAGTTTATAGTTTGGATGATAAGAGATTTGTGGTTCCATTGAAGTACCTTAGCACGAATGTGTTTAGGGAACTTCTTAAGTTGTCGGAAGAAGAGTTTGGGTTACCTTCGAACGGTCCAATTAGGTTACCATTTGATGGGGTTTTCTTGGACTATGTCATGTCTTTGTTGTTGCTTCAACAACGTAATGTTCCTCAAGATGTTGAGAAGGCATTGATTACTTCAATGGCTGCTTGTCACAGCCAAGCTTCTTCTTCTCATCATGATTGTTATTATGGTCTTAGGCAAAGCCATGAACAAACTATTATCTATGGCTTTTAA
- the LOC112735753 gene encoding auxin-responsive protein SAUR64, whose translation MISTKKMIQIASKWQRQAAKQRKRIQWRKGQENYVSKEEGFGGAWATKAEKGHFVVYSTDKRRFVLPLVYLSNKIFIELFKLAEEEFGLCSNVPLMLPFDATLIEYVITLVEGSVAKDLEEALLISIANRRCYSYFDVNHHELYNNNSQQWLCSF comes from the coding sequence ATGATTAGTAccaagaaaatgatccaaattgCAAGTAAGTGGCAGAGACAAGCTGCAAAGCAGAGGAAGAGGATCCAATGGCGAAAGGGTCAAGAAAATTATGTGTCGAAAGAGGAAGGGTTCGGCGGCGCGTGGGCGACGAAGGCAGAGAAGGGTCACTTTGTTGTGTATAGCACAGATAAGAGGCGATTCGTGCTTCCATTGGTGTATTTGAGCAACAAAATCTTCATAGAGCTATTCAAGTTGGCTGAAGAAGAATTTGGTCTATGTAGCAATGTGCCTCTAATGTTGCCATTTGATGCAACACTAATTGAATACGTAATTACCTTGGTAGAAGGGAGTGTAGCTAAGGATCTTGAGGAAGCTCTCTTGATTTCAATTGCAAATCGTCGATGCTACTCATATTTTGATGTTAATCATCATGAATTATATAATAACAACAGCCAGCAATGGTTATGCAGTTTTTGA